In Antechinus flavipes isolate AdamAnt ecotype Samford, QLD, Australia chromosome 3, AdamAnt_v2, whole genome shotgun sequence, a genomic segment contains:
- the LOC127557448 gene encoding olfactory receptor 51G2-like has product MTHLPKSHYALNLNSSPFQPSFFLLTGIPGFEAAHIWIAIPLCIMYTIALLGNCIILFIIKTTSSLHEPQYIFLSILAATDIGLSISTLPTVLNIFLLNHREIEFHCCLAQMFFIHLFSSMESAILLAMAFDRFVAIRNPLHYTMILTHPRIIGMGLVAVLRGVALMAPLPILLKRLPFCKNIILSHGYCYHPDVMKLACGPVRVNIIYGLVLVLCSFGVDSVLIVVSYVLILKTVVSIASSEGRLKALNTCISHIVTVVIFYVPLIILALIHRFGTFTSPLFHVTMANLFLFLTPVLNPLVYSFKTKQIRFAIQKAFMRRII; this is encoded by the coding sequence ATGACTCACCTCCCAAAGAGTCACTATGCATTAAATTTGAATAGTAGCCCATTCCAGCCATCCTTCTTCCTCCTGACAGGCATCCCAGGATTTGAGGCAGCACACATCTGGATCGCTATCCCTCTGTGCATCATGTATACGATTGCCCTACTTGGAAACTGTATCATTCTATTCATCATTAAGACTACTTCCAGTCTTCATGAACCTCAATATATCTTCTTGTCCATTCTGGCAGCTACAGATATTGGCCTGTCTATATCCACATTGCCAACAGTGCTTAATATCTTCCTTCTCAACCATCGGGAAATAGAGTTCCACTGCTGCCTGGCACAGATGTTTTTCATCCATCTGTTTTCCTCCATGGAGTCTGCCATCCTATTGGCTATGGCCTTTGATCGTTTTGTGGCTATCCGAAATCCATTACACTATACCATGATCCTTACCCATCCTCGAATCATAGGGATGGGGCTAGTGGCTGTGTTGAGGGGAGTGGCACTGATGGCACCCTTGCCTATCTTGCTCAAAAGACTACCTTTCTGCAAAAACATAATACTCTCTCATGGTTATTGCTACCATCCTGATGTCATGAAACTGGCCTGTGGACCAGTCAGGGTCAACATAATCTATGGGCTGGttcttgttctttgttcttttggTGTTGACTCTGTGCTCATTGTTGTCTCCTACGTCCTTATCCTGAAGACCGTTGTGAGCATTGCTTCAAGTGAGGGCCGCCTAAAGGCCCTCAATACTTGTATCTCACACATAGTCACAGTTGTTATCTTCTATGTGCCACTCATTATTCTGGCCCTAATTCACCGATTTGGTACATTCACTTCACCTCTCTTTCATGTCACTATGGCcaatcttttcctcttcctaacCCCAGTCCTGAATCCATTGGTCTATAGCTTTAAAACCAAACAGATTCGCTTTGCCATACAGAAAGCATTCATGAGAAGGATCATTTGA